One Helianthus annuus cultivar XRQ/B chromosome 12, HanXRQr2.0-SUNRISE, whole genome shotgun sequence genomic region harbors:
- the LOC110896317 gene encoding uncharacterized protein LOC110896317 isoform X1, with product MVDGRFCDSAISVREATLELLGRYIASHPNVALRVDNRTEIEKQIHEWLLITSSRNAKCWPFSVPLLCWIFSQLGKVPLLTQDIEQINQDLPVHGKIKHIFKYWHEKL from the exons ATGGTTGATGGAAGGTTTTGTGACTCTGCTATATCTGTACGAGAAGCAACACTGGAGCTTCTTGGTCGATATATTGCTTCACATCCTAATGTTGCTTTGAGG GTTGATAACAGAACTGAAATAGAGAAACAAATACATGAATGGTTGTTGATCACTTCCTCAAGGAATGCAAAATG TTGGCCTTTTTCGGTTCCATTATTATGTTGGATATTCTCTCAACTTGGAAAAGTGCCTTTGCTTACTCAAGATATCGAACAAATAAATCAAGATCTACCCGTACATGGAAAG ATTAAGCATATCTTCAAGTATTGGCATGAAAAGTTGTAG
- the LOC110896317 gene encoding uncharacterized protein LOC110896317 isoform X2, with protein MVDGRFCDSAISVREATLELLGRYIASHPNVALRVDNRTEIEKQIHEWLLITSSRNAKCWPFSVPLLCWIFSQLGKVPLLTQDIEQINQDLPVHGKR; from the exons ATGGTTGATGGAAGGTTTTGTGACTCTGCTATATCTGTACGAGAAGCAACACTGGAGCTTCTTGGTCGATATATTGCTTCACATCCTAATGTTGCTTTGAGG GTTGATAACAGAACTGAAATAGAGAAACAAATACATGAATGGTTGTTGATCACTTCCTCAAGGAATGCAAAATG TTGGCCTTTTTCGGTTCCATTATTATGTTGGATATTCTCTCAACTTGGAAAAGTGCCTTTGCTTACTCAAGATATCGAACAAATAAATCAAGATCTACCCGTACATGGAAAG aGATGA
- the LOC110893894 gene encoding uncharacterized protein LOC110893894 has translation MAKGKLILICQSGGEFVTNDDGTMSYNGGEANAANVTSETPFSDLKLTLAETCDVNQDTATVKYFLPGNKRNLITVKNDKDVKRMIDFHGDALTAEVFVMGTPGFNRSALETQTNRQNATKNDETVNNDNLSPKKDEKIKRAKAGPKKEKVKKDDKVAKSPIASPTRTTRRSIAAAKAEAASQKKKKQKQKEKEKTVSEESGDTSNAESEQVNVNVVSEGSSDVVSSRNGKRKKPDASPADSVKKRKRTPSWKVNGRPTIVSDSAGSKSKPKSKGSSGSKTSQRKSGRLAAKDNKSQEKKSGRKRGRPRAITITSDQEQQEDVVGPVGPTALDMCDDDVSPETLVSLWKSAITGVGQQFTNAHEFHETLRRYAIANDFEFKLKKNDKNRVVGECAEEGCSWKFNAVWAPSTESFKIKTMNNVHKCDKEDKESNNWLLNTIKEKLQESPDLKPKEIANGLLKDVAVDSNRTEVFDGNVVSRDEQLHGSDNDAYNKLPWFCEKIMETNPGSFSKLVVGEDKRFKAMFVSFYASLCGFLNSCRPLLFLEATSMWSKYGEVLITANAIDGNDDFFPVAFAIVDVEDDNNWRWFLGQLKATIFNSQQPITFVFDREKNLKNLKMTVLELFEDSHIGYSIYHLLESFKRNVKGPFHGDGKSYLPFHFLAAAHAVRLVGFKKATEQIKQISSQAYDWVMQIEPQHWTTSSFKGERYNHIIDDVGASFSKLMEDYRELPILHKIDAIIRTMIDAVNDAKLDGSMWSTHLTPSKEKQLQEENMSSSGLKVLISSDTLFEVREDSTHVVNISTWSCTCLGWKETGLPCRHALAVFALIGRNPYEFCSSYFTVDAYRLTYFESINPVPIEKEEVEKIEIEQVAGETELVLNIEGDIAETGEKIEVEEEKVETETKIDNDECEKVEIEDEKGEKMEIEITWGENDESGKVEGEKVEIEKDEGGKGKIAEDDDARVLVLPPIPVKTVDVRKEKMDWDETEVETKRTVTCTKCKQPGHNKKSCNLYQLQQEAC, from the exons ATGGCTAAAGGGAAGCTTATATTAATCTGCCAATCTGGCGGTGAGTTCGTAACAAACGATGACGGAACCATGTCGTATAACGGAGGAGAAGCAAACGCAGCAAACGTCACTTCCGAGACCCCGTTCAGCGATTTAAAATTAACGTTGGCTGAAACATGCGACGTAAACCAAGACACAGCGACTGTGAAGTATTTCCTTCCGGGAAATAAGCGAAACTTGATTACCGTAAAGAACGATAAGGATGTAAAACGGATGATCGATTTTCATGGGGATGCACTTACAGCCGAAGTCTTTGTTATGGGAACACCGGGGTTTAACCGTAGTGCCCTAGAAACGCAAACTAACAG GCAAAACGCTACCAAGAACGATGAGACTGTAAACAATGATAACTTGAGTCCCAAGAAAGACGAGAAGATAAAACGAGCCAAAGCGGGTCCCAAGAAAGAGAAGGTGAAAAAAGACGATAAGGTGGCCAAGAGTCCCATCGCATCTCCAACTAGAACGACACGTCGTTCCATTGCGGCCGCTAAAGCCGAAGCCGCTtctcaaaaaaagaaaaaacaaaagcaaaaagaaaaggaaaaaaccGTTTCGGAGGAGTCCGGTGATACTTCAAATGCGGAATCCGAGCAGGTTAACGTGAATGTCGTTTCCGAAGGTAGTTCCGACGTTGTGTCTAGTCGGAACGGAAAACGGAAAAAACCCGACGCGAGCCCTGCTGACAGTGTTAAGAAACGAAAACGCACGCCGTCTTGGAAAGTTAATGGTCGCCCGACTATAGTTTCCGATTCTGCGGGGTCAAAGTCAAAGCCAAAGTCAAAGGGTAGTTCTGGAAGTAAAACATCTCAGAGAAAGAGCGGTCGGTTAGCTGCGAAAGATAACAAGTCTCAGGAGAAGAAATCGGGGAGAAAAAGAGGGCGTCCTCGAGCGATTACTATTACCAGTGATCAAGAACAACAAGAAGATGTTGTGGGACCTGTGGGACCCACTGCTCTTGACATGTGTGATGATGACGTGTCACCTGAAACGTTAGTTTCCTTGTGGAAGTCAGCCATTACCGGTGTTGGTCAACAATTCACAAACGCTCACGAGTTCCATGAAACGTTGCGCAGATACGCTATTGCGAATGATTTCGAGTTCAAACTCAAGAAAAACGATAAAAACCGTGTGGTTGGTGAATGTGCTGAAGAAGGGTGTTCTTGGAAGTTTAACGCCGTGTGGGCCCCGTCTACGGAATCTTTTAAGATAAAGACCATGAACAATGTACATAAATGCGATAAAGAAGATAAAGAATCAAACAACTGGTTGTTAAATACCATAAAGGAGAAGCTGCAAGAATCGCCAGATCTAAAACCGAAAGAAATCGCTAACGGGCTTTTGAAAGACGTTGCGGTCGATTCAAACCGTACGGAAGTTTTCGATGGGAACGTGGTTTCTCGTGACGAACAACTTCACGGGTCCGATAATGATGCGTATAATAAGTTACCGTGGTTCTGTGAGAAGATTATGGAAACGAATCCCGGTAGCTTCTCGAAACTCGTTGTTGGCGAGGATAAACGATTTAAAGCCATGTTTGTGTCGTTTTACGCATCGTTATGCGGATTTCTGAATAGTTGTCGCCCGCTTCTTTTTCTCGAAGCGACTTCTATGTGGTCGAAGTATGGCGAAGTTTTAATTACGGCTAATGCCATTGATGGAAACGATGATTTTTTTCCCGTTGCGTTTGCGATAGTAGACGTTGAAGATGATAACAATTGGCGTTGGTTCTTGGGACAGTTGAAAGCGACAATCTTTAACTCGCAACAACCGATCACGTTCGTGTTTGATAGAGAAAAGAATTTGAAGAATTTGAAAATGACTGTTCTTGAACTATTTGAAGATTCTCATATCGGTTACTCGATTTACCATCTTCTAGAAAGCTTTAAAAGAAACGTCAAGGGCCCGTTTCACGGGGACGGTAAATCGTATTTGCCGTTTCATTTCTTGGCTGCCGCACACGCGGTCCGTCTTGTCGGTTTTAAAAAGGCAACCGAACAGATAAAACAAATATCGTCACAGGCGTATGATTGGGTCATGCAGATCGAACCTCAACATTGGACGACGTCATCTTTTAAAGGCGAACGGTACAACCACATCATCGATGATGTCGGCGCATCTTTTTCAAAGTTAATGGAAGATTATCGGGAGTTACCCATTTTACATAAAATAGACGCGATAATACGTACGATGATCGATGCCGTCAACGATGCTAAGTTAGACGGAAGTATGTGGTCAACGCATCTTACTCCATCAAAGGAGAAACAACTTCAAGAAGAGAATATGAGTTCAAGCGGTTTAAAAGTGTTGATATCTTCCGATACGTTGTTCGAGGTTCGTGAAGATTCGACGCATGTCGTGAATATCAGTACGTGGAGTTGTACATGTTTAGGGTGGAAAGAAACGGGCCTACCGTGTCGTCATGCACTTGCGGTATTTGCGTTGATTGGTAGAAACCCGTACGAGTTTTGCTCGAGTTACTTCACGGTGGATGCTTATCGTTTAACCTACTTCGAGTCGATTAATCCTGTACCGATCGAAAAGGAAGAAGTCGAAAAGATAGAGATTGAGCAAGTTGCGGGTGAAACGGAACTCGTTTTGAACATCGAGGGCGACATTGCGGAAACTGGCGAAAAGATCGAGGTCGAAGAAGAAAAAGTTGAAACCGAAACGAAGATTGATAACGACGAGTGCGAAAAGGTAGAGATTGAAGACGAGAAGGGTGAAAAGATGGAGATCGAGATTACATGGGGTGAAAATGACGAAAGCGGGAAAGTGGAGGGTGAAAAGGTGGAGATTGAGAAAGACGAGGGGGGAAAGGGTAAGATTGCAGAAGACGATGACGCGCGCGTGCTTGTGCTTCCTCCGATACCTGTAAAAACGGTCGATGTAAGGAAGGAGAAGATGGATTGGGACGAAACGGAGGTGGAAACGAAGAGAACGGTAACGTGCACAAAATGCAAGCAGCCGGGGCATAATAAGAAGTCTTGCAATCTGTACCAGCTGCAACAAGAAGcttgttga